DNA sequence from the Coffea arabica cultivar ET-39 chromosome 11c, Coffea Arabica ET-39 HiFi, whole genome shotgun sequence genome:
attcaaaataattttcatctatttaaatatatggcatcctaaaatatcaaatattaactttaattataaaggtgtgtctatttaataaatatgtaatatagtcataacaaaaattaagacaagaaataacatttgattaaatattttataggaaaaaatgcacttttcatcctcaaagtttcacCCAAACATATAGCATCCTCAAAGTTtcgtaattttggccaattaaggacaattgacgGGAAATGAAGAATTGATCGTTAGAACCAACGATTTTACCCAACAAAAAATGGGTAAAATCGAATAGAGCCATTTTTAATGGAACAATTGCAACGGACAAAAAGCTcaattcttctccttcttcgcTCTGCCTTTATGtaaccccaaaatttttttgccaatctCTGAAGTTTTAACGACcgttatacaactttcaaaacaaataaattcattctaaatttttatttgggattatttcataaaccaaattgCGGTCACTTTGTGTAAAGTATCACTTTCccataaaagaccagctctttatgattTTCCTCCATTATTAGAACAGGGTACCCATTTTTTTAtaactaaatttatttatcgaataaaataaaaataaatttattttctaataaaagaccagctctttatggttttcctccattataagaacagagtacccattttttcataaataaatttatttatcagataaaatacaaataaatctattttttaataaaagaccaactctttatgactttcctccattataagaacagagtacccatttttccataaataaatttatttatcggataaaataaaaataaacccgtttttcaataaaagactggctctttatgactttcctccattttaAGAACAGAGCATccatttttccataaacaaatttatttatcagataaaataaaaataaacccattttttcaataaaataccaggtttttatgactttcctccatcataagaacagagtacctaTTTTGAAAGTAAAAAGGAATTTGTCAATCGGATAAACCAAAAataaactcatttttcaataaaacaccaactctttatgactttttttCATTATAAAAAAAGAGTGCCCATTTTGTCATGAACAAGTAACTTCTTTAATTAGAAACCATCGACCCCTTACCAAAGACGATCAAATGCAACTAAATGATTTTCTTGCAAGAAAGTTGCCAAAAGCAGCTTTGTGACTGTggttgctattttttttttcaactatttTTCAACGGTACAAAGCACAAAGATACTCAAAGCCTAAAGCCAAAAGCCAATATCTTTTTTCCCTAAACAGCAATTCTACAGctaaaagccaaaagaaaaatgaaaaatgtcgAGAGCTCAATTGCCAACAAAGCTCTTCTTCGCAGCAGCATGTTGGGCCAACCACAGCACACGCACGTATGCTTCATCAGCAGCATGTTGGGCCAACCACAGCACTTTCACAGTATCCTACTATTATGTTTCTCCCAATTTTTCAGCATTCTCAAATGGAGAACAAAATTGAATTAGGAAATAGGAAGCATCTCCCAGATCCAGAAGTCACTAATCATTCGAGGAGTAAATTCATATAGGAACAGCCTTGAAGAAaagttaaagaaaaagaaaatctattgcttgcaaaaataataaaaatgatcCCCCCCAAGGAAAAAAGTTGAGCAACCACTACCCAGTACCAAACAACCTGCGGGTAAACAGTGACATTCCATACAAAAAGAACAACGctgttaaaaacaaaaataaacaaacaaaacaagaaTAACCTGGCAGAATCAaatggaccaaaaaaaaaagaataacctAGCAGAAAAAGACCAATGTTGTTCAACAAATAACCTGCTGCTAAAAAGATACAGCTGTTTGATTTTCAAATTGTATGTGAAAGGGAAGCAGAATAAAGCTGCATCCAACACCACTAATATTATGggtttagaaagaaaaaaaacaatcgAGTACAATGACACCTAGCAAAAGTAACTGAAAAAGATAAGTTGATAAAAAACCATTGAAGACTACCAAAGAAACAAAGAGAAGTTTGTTTATTTGCGGGAAAAAAGACCGGAGAAAAAATTCAATGCGCTGAAGATCAAGCAGATGCCAAGATCATACACAATTGTGTCCACTCACCATGTGATTCCGAACCAGGAATCAACCCAAAACCACCATCATATGACTGCAAGGACAACACTTGTAAGCACATCTTAAATGTATCACAGATACACAATAGGAACATATGTTTGCAActtgaataattaaacaaacTAAACATGTCATACAAGCTTTACATACCTGACACTCTATTATGTAATCCTTTGCTTTCTCTCTGTCCAGACCACTCCAATTGCCCAACAAAAAGCAGATGGCCACTGATACATTAAACTGTTAGTATTATCTATCAGTATAAGAATTTCAATAAGAAGGACCTAAAAGCATCTTCCTCACCTGCACAAAATACAAAATGGAGATTTGTCTCTGCACCATAATGAGTAGGCATAAAACTGGAAAAAGACAACAGCTTTCATGTATTAGTTTGTAATATTAGTCAAGAATCAACCGGTAGATaaaaaagaagtgaaaaatATAGCGACTAGAATTAAGAACAATGTCAAAGCTAGAAAGATCGGACTCCTTTAGGTCATTTTCTTAATCGATGTTACAATGACAAATCACAAAATCTTCAAGTTATAACAGTGATGTGGCAACTACAAATGTTAGAGTATGCGTGATgcaaccaaaattttttcttccagTTTGACACTATTCCTGCCAAGAGTAATTTCAGAGAATAGAAATTAGCTCAGGAATGAGAAACTGtcttcaataaataaataaacaaataaacaattGAGGATATAGAAGATGGATGCTAACACATAGCAGCATTTAAGAGATAAGCAAAGCTAAGCATTTTgcagcctttttttttattgttcttcAGTGAATGCAGTGGTGCAGGTAATTTCTCAACATGTGAAAGAAATTTTCCAGCTGTGATCTAGAATGGAACAAAAGGTAGGTTGGACAAAGGTTGCAAATACTTCTTTCGTTGCTaattctttacttttttttttctatactCTCTGGAGTTTGATATATGATATGCTAACAAAGATGATAAAGTCATGGTCTACAAGCAAATCATACCTAcattttttgctcaaaatcacaATATGAATCAGGTAATAAATCAATATATCTACAGATCTATCTTAAAAGTTGGCAATTTGACAAGTATCCGAGGATGGAGGGGAATCCATGTTCCCCAGAAACACAAGGCCATGAAACACATTACCTTACATGGTCCCACAAATGATGTACCCCTAAATCAGAGTCTTAAGAATGAATTTGAACAGAGAAATTACCTCCCATCTGACTGCTGAAGGTTTTTCATTGATTTTAAAATTGACGTAAAATCAATAAGTGACAAGTCACAGCCAACAGTCTTCAATATGGCCAGAAAAACCCAAGAAACCCAAATACAAGACTCAACAGCCTCTCTGACCTTTTAGAAGCTGATCGCTCAAATGAAAGCTTGGCAATCAAAATTAACAATCTACATACCCCAACAATTCCTAACAAAATCGGGATCACGGACCCATTTTCtaaaataacatattaaaaaACCTACACCATCGCTTTTCCTTGAAGTCTGCCATTGCATCGGAAGGGTCTTTAAAGTGTATCCATGATTGTATAAATTCAGATCTGGATGCTAGAGAGGAAGAGGGGAACCATATGTCTATGGGAAACTGAAAATTGatagagagggaaagagagatagaaggaGAAAGGTGCAGGGGAGGTTGCAATTGAACTTTCGAGCGCTCTGATCTGAGAACAATATTTGGGAAAGTAGCCTTGCAAGTGTGGAAGGCTTGAAATTCATGTGGTGCTAGGCTTGACAAGTGCTGTGCCGGGAAtggttaaaaaattttcaatgcgCGGCTCTGCTAAAAATTGAAAGggagcaaaattttgaaattttcacaaaaaaacacCCATGATTTCTCACCAATAACATAGAAACTTTGGCCCACTAAAATCAGTATTTGGAGGGAAGCTTTCCCGCTCTCCTTTTGGCGAGAATTTTAAGCGAGAAAAGTCCTTGCCCTCGCAGAGTATATGATGGCTCCAATTTTTGGTGAGGTATTGTCCTTTTCCTTGCTATAAGCCTCTTAAGAGCGTCAAGCTTTCTACGTCTTCCTAAAGTTGTTGTCGCTAATACccttttttgttgtagtgaaCGGAGGAAAATTATAAAGAACtggtattttattgaaaaatatatttattttttcatccgataaataaatttatttatgaaaaaatggatactctgttcttataatagaggaaaactataaagagcttgtgttttattgaaaaacgggttcattttaattttattcgataaataatattttttttagaaaaatgggTATTATattcttataatagaggaaagtcataaagaactggtttttttattgaaaaaagagtttatttttattttattcgataaacaaatttatttatggcAAAATGGATACTCTTTTCTTATAagggaggaaagccataaagagttgaTGTTTTATTGAgaaacgggtttatttttatttttttgataaataaatttttttatccgataaataaatttgtttatggcaaAATGGGTACACGattcttataatagaggaaaggcataaagagttaggattttattgaaaaatgggtttatttttattttatctgataaataatttttttttagaaaaataggtactctgttcttataatggagaaaagtcataaagagttcattttttttttattgaaaaacgagTTTATTACAATTTTATTCCAACCAACTGTGACCCATTTTCCCACTAACCTAAGTTAGACGGGGCTAAATCATTGAGTTTGTTAATCACAATCAAAATTAACACAGAAGCAGCTGACTCAAATCACTCAATCCTTTATGACTTATACCAAATGAATACTAGGAagcttatttgaaataataaaaaaatattttataaatgattaaaatttagtacattagttagtaagtacttgTAACACACTTGTATAATGCATGattatatgtataatttaatattcttttgtacttatatattttaaaatattttgtgaaaaatattttgacctttcacataaccttagaaaataataaaattttatcgtattataaaataataattttatcttattatattcataggtgttaagttataaaaattgtgatataaaaacaagtgatattctacatgtaactaggaagatttgttgttattattatccaaactttcaagcttttcaaaaattgaaaatgattacaAACTTACTTTTCTACAATTAGTATAATTTGTTAATTAGCCAAAATTCTAGCAAAAGGCAAGCAAATGCAACTTGTAATCAATCCATTCTGATGCATGTAAAAATAAGGTAGcattgtgcaaataaataaaaaaattcactttataTAGTTCGTTGTGACAACCAGACTTATCCCCACTtttgtttgaattttgattACAATGGATATAACCTATTCCCTCCAAAccccaaattttgaattataacATTCAACCAAAACATGCTCAAACTCTCAGGCTCGGTCATACAAGGACAACTAGTGTGAATATccgtgctacgcacggtgcttacattattaaaataaattaaaaaattataccattttaatttgaaaaaagttaaaaaaattataccaacataattaaaatttaagatttgTCTAACAATAGTTTAAAGTATGACAAAAACTATAAATCATTCAAGAATTGTGTTTTTGCGGAAGATGgatcttaaaataataataataatttatattagaaaatgaataatatatggatgaaataaatgt
Encoded proteins:
- the LOC140004328 gene encoding geranylgeranyl transferase type-1 subunit beta-like isoform X1, with the translated sequence MKNLQQSDGSFMPTHYGAETNLHFVFCAVAICFLLGNWSGLDREKAKDYIIECQSYDGGFGLIPGSESHGEWTQLCMILASA
- the LOC140004328 gene encoding geranylgeranyl transferase type-1 subunit beta-like isoform X2, which encodes MVFMPTHYGAETNLHFVFCAVAICFLLGNWSGLDREKAKDYIIECQSYDGGFGLIPGSESHGEWTQLCMILASA